One Candidatus Desulfatibia profunda genomic window, TTTTAGATGAAATAGGAACCCTTACGCCTTCTGCCCAGATCAAGCTCTTGCAGGTTTTGCAGGAAGGCACTTTTAATCGTGTTGGGGGCGAAGAAACCATTACGGTTGATGTTCGAATCATTTCCGCTACAAACACGGATCTTAAGGATATGTGCGAGGCAGGACAATTCAGGAAAGATCTTTACTATCGACTAAATGTTTTTCCCATTCAGATCCCATCGTTAAATCAACGGCCTGAGGATATTCCCCACCTGGTCGATTTGTTTTTGAAAAAGTTGCGGCGGATTGAACCAAAGGACATTCACCAAACCCACCCTGTTGTCATGAACTTTCTCATAAAATACCGATGGCCGGGCAACATCAGGGAACTGGAAAATACGATTGAACGAGCGTATGTATTGGCTGACTCCGTCATGCTCGAACCGAAGAATTTCCCCGGCGACATTGTCGATCCAGACTTTTCACCAACACCCATGGCCGGCAATTATGATTCTTCTCGTTCCCTGGCAGAGGTCAGAAGCAGGGCCGTAGAAGTTGCCGAAAGGGATTATCTTGCGGAACTTCTTTCCCAACATAAGGGAAAAATACGAGAATCGGCTGAAGCTGCCGGGATTTCAACACGCCAACTCAGCAAATTAATGGCCAAATATAATCTCCAAAAAGAGCAATTTAAATGACAGCCTGATCCGGAGGCCAAGGTCTGTAAGGCTGCTTTATGGAAGTTTTGCTATTTTGCCTTTATACGTGAAAAAATACCAGCGATTTCATCTCAATTGGAGAACCGTTAGTTCTGATTGCCCCAAAATCAGAATCCGAAATTCCCATTATATCTTCCGGCATCTTCCGGAAAATAACAAATCCATCATAATATCAATAGGAGGTGGTTTTGGCACATAACTTGCTGTCTACAACGAAAGGGAAAGAGAACAGGCGAGTCTTTATGGCAGATTTTTAATGGATAAGCGATTAATTTAAAAGGAGGGAGTTATGAAAACCAAAAAGCTGATTTACGGTATTACTTTTATCTGCTTCCTGGCACTCATTGCCGGACCGATGTTTTTTGTAGGCGTGAAAACTGCCTTTAGTGCGGAAGAGGCAGCAAAACCCGCAATGCAGGCCCCGAGTGAACCGGCCGCAAAACCCGCAACGGCCGCTCCGAGTGAACCGGCCGCAGAACCCGCAATGCAGGCTCCTGCTCAGCCGGCAGCAGCACCTGCAAAGGCTGCTCACAAAAAGATGGCCAAAAAGGCTATGCCGAGCGAAAAAATTAAGGCCGTGCAAAAGGCCCTGAACACCGCCGGTTTTACACTCCAGGAAGACGGTTTTATGGGCAAGAAAACAAAAGAAGCCCTCAAGAAATTCCAAGCCGATAACGGCCTGAAGGTAACGGGGAAAGCAGATAAGGAAACACTGGCTAAACTGGAAATTCAATAGAATTAAGACGTATTCTAAAAGAGCTATACGTCTGAACGCTTAGGCAAGATTTTTAGATTGTAAGAGAAAGGGGGGAATTTCCCCCCTTCTTTTTTAACCGCAATAGCAAGCGCATTCCCCTTATTTATATTTTGCCTTTTAAAAAATATCATCCAACCCTTGGGCGCTATGGACTTTGATTTAATTTAGGGTGCGAAACTTGAGTATATTATTTAAAAGGCAAAAAAATATATTGGAAAAATGCTATGTAATCCTGTTATACAGGAACCAGCATCCGGAATCTGCTTATTCCCGGCACCATCTCTAATCCGCGGTCCGCTTAAAATTCCAGGCCGGAGCATAAAAACGGGTTTTAAGGTTTTAGATGGAATCACAACGTCGTAAAGTAAATGTTGCACTTTTATCGGTCATCTCGAACACCGCGCTGGTGATCCTGAAGCTT contains:
- a CDS encoding peptidoglycan-binding protein, with the translated sequence MKTKKLIYGITFICFLALIAGPMFFVGVKTAFSAEEAAKPAMQAPSEPAAKPATAAPSEPAAEPAMQAPAQPAAAPAKAAHKKMAKKAMPSEKIKAVQKALNTAGFTLQEDGFMGKKTKEALKKFQADNGLKVTGKADKETLAKLEIQ
- a CDS encoding sigma-54-dependent Fis family transcriptional regulator — translated: MKPDIDYFPDKFWQTDALDFVQTKNSLMKSVLNKIRMVAPTKSTVLLTGETGTGKGVLARLIHDHSNRKLNQFISVHCGAIPDTLLESELFGHEKGAFTGAVRKKLGKFEIAHGGSIFLDEIGTLTPSAQIKLLQVLQEGTFNRVGGEETITVDVRIISATNTDLKDMCEAGQFRKDLYYRLNVFPIQIPSLNQRPEDIPHLVDLFLKKLRRIEPKDIHQTHPVVMNFLIKYRWPGNIRELENTIERAYVLADSVMLEPKNFPGDIVDPDFSPTPMAGNYDSSRSLAEVRSRAVEVAERDYLAELLSQHKGKIRESAEAAGISTRQLSKLMAKYNLQKEQFK